In Prunus dulcis chromosome 1, ALMONDv2, whole genome shotgun sequence, the following are encoded in one genomic region:
- the LOC117615587 gene encoding putative disease resistance protein At1g50180: protein MAEAVVSFVLERVGDFATQEAKFLSGVSHQVEVAQTELQLMQGFLKDADARQGQDATVQVWVAKTRDAAYDLEDVIETYGLKVASKKKRGIKNILRRFACIFREGVDVRKIGLEIENITAKISNLRLSLQSYNIARVPTEIGGESFSQLHERQRLLRRTYSHVIERDVVGLEYNVEELVMHLVKDENRHRVVSVWGMGGLGKTTLARQVYHHKNVRQHFDSFAWVCVSQRCEIRNVWEGIFIKLVSATKEQRQDIKEMTYDEIAKKLFCVMQEMRCLVILDDIWSIETWNFLNVAFPNEQTESTILLTTRYEAVALPPNRNCFLHKLQPLNENESLALLEKIAIFGRPDIDSGIYSKMRELGRKLLRHCAGLPLAIIVLAGVLSTKNTIKQWEMVNENVYAYIRRGRGHEQEYEGALWVLALSYDDLPYHLKPCFLYLGHYPEDREISVSTLTKLWMAEGLISLRQQRQSLGETMENIAHNCLTELVERCVVQVGRSGSTGTIKTCQIHDLIRDLCLLKAEEESFLQIGYSLQENKATNPVTSSMVAKATPVGKIRRLAIYLDENADRLVSSRDETNGHVRSLLYFVLGEWRPRSEKVLLSPLTDFKVLRVLKVEDVDEVEVELPSEIGNMVHLRFLSVRDSKIKRFPSSLGNLICLQTLDFRVRYVELFIPNVIWKMKQLRHLYLPRRYTASGNLKLSTLGHLQTLDFLSSEYCDLNDVAGLTNLLKLQIRLSLPLENLEEILKFVGSTLNRIQSLLVYNGYYSVRNTSYEEQGNQIVSSCRHIYKLKLDGPTAELPKELHSYPNLTKLELCSCSLKDDQMGILENLPNLTTLLLISEVFEENTKILVFSKGGFPSLQFLSVFRMDEITEWRVEEGAMPSLWRLRMGFCSGLTTLPDGLTYLTNLKELTIFGMPRELHSRIQEDGEDFCKIQHVPSVVIGEPYDPPMQ from the exons ATGGCTGAGGCAGTTGTTTCGTTTGTGCTCGAAAGGGTCGGAGACTTCGCCACTCAGGAAGCCAAGTTCTTGTCTGGAGTGAGCCATCAAGTTGAGGTTGCACAAACTGAGCTACAATTGATGCAGGGCTTCCTCAAAGATGCAGATGCAAGACAAGGACAAGATGCAACAGTACAAGTTTGGGTTGCCAAAACTAGAGATGCTGCTTATGATTTGGAAGATGTTATTGAAACTTATGGCTTGAAAGTGGCttccaagaagaaaagggGCATCAAGAATATTCTCAGAAGATTTGCCTGCATCTTCAGGGAAGGGGTTGATGTTCGAAAGATTGGGTTAGAAATTGAGAACATTACTGCCAAAATTTCGAATTTGAGGTTAAGTTTGCAAAGTTATAATATTGCAAGGGTACCAACAGAGATTGGAGGTGAATCTTTCTCGCAATTGCATGAGAGGCAACGACTACTGAGGCGAACTTATTCTCATGTTATTGAACGTGATGTTGTTGGATTAGAGTACAACGTTGAAGAATTGGTTATGCATTTAGTAAAAGATGAAAATCGTCATCGAGTGGTATCTGTTTGGGGGATGGGTGGTTTAGGGAAGACCACCCTTGCAAGACAGGTTTATCATCACAAAAATGTTAGGCAGCATTTTGATAGTTTTGCTTGGGTGTGTGTATCTCAACGGTGTGAAATAAGAAATGTTTGGGAAGGAATTTTCATTAAACTCGTTTCTGCTACCAAGGAACAAAGACAAGATATTAAGGAAATGACATATGATGAAATAGCAAAGAAGCTTTTTTGTGTCATGCAAGAAATGAGATGTTTGGTGATACTTGATGACATTTGGAGTATCGAGACATGGAATTTTTTGAATGTTGCATTTCCAAATGAGCAAACAGAGAGCACAATATTACTTACAACACGCTATGAAGCAGTCGCTTTGCCCCCAAATAGAAATTGTTTCCTCCACAAACTCCAGCCACtaaatgagaatgagagtttGGCACTATTAGAGAAGATAGCAATATTTGGAAGGCCTGATATCG ATTCGGGAATTTACTCTAAGATGAGAGAATTAGGTAGGAAGTTGCTTCGACATTGTGCAGGATTGCCACTTGCCATCATTGTGCTTGCCGGAGTTCTTTCCACAAAAAACACTATTAAACAATGGGAGATGGTAAACGAGAATGTATATGCATACATAAGGAGAGGCAGAGGTCATGAACAAGAATATGAAGGTGCATTATGGGTGTTGGCATTGAGCTATGATGACCTACCATACCACTTAAAACCATGCTTTTTATATTTAGGCCATTATCCTGAAGACCGTGAGATTTCGGTGAGCACATTAACTAAGTTATGGATGGCAGAAGGTCTTATCTCATTGAGACAACAAAGACAAAGTCTAGGAGAAACAATGGAGAATATAGCTCACAATTGCTTAACTGAGTTGGTGGAAAGGTGTGTGGTTCAAGTGGGAAGAAGCGGTTCAACTGGGACAATTAAAACGTGTCAGATCCATGACCTTATAAGAGACTTGTGTTTGTTAAAGGCAGAAGAGGAAAGCTTTCTCCAGATTGGCTATTCTTTGCAGGAAAATAAGGCAACTAATCCTGTTACTTCTTCTATGGTAGCCAAGGCAACACCAGTGGGGAAAATTCGAAGACTTGCAATCTACTTGGATGAGAATGCTGATAGGTTGGTTTCGTCAAGAGATGAAACAAATGGCCACGTCAGATCTCTATTATACTTTGTCTTAGGAGAATGGAGGCCAAGAAGTGAAAAAGTATTACTATCTCCACTGACGGATTTCAAAGTGCTTAGAGTTTTGAAGGTTGAAGATGTTGATGAAGTAGAAGTAGAGTTGCCAAGTGAAATTGGAAATATGGTCCACTTGAGGTTTCTAAGTGTGAGGGatagcaaaataaaaaggtttCCATCATCCCTAGGTAATTTGATATGCTTGCAAACTCTTGATTTCCGTGTTCGATATGTCGAATTGTTCATCCCAAATGTGATATGGAAAATGAAGCAATTAAGGCATTTATATTTACCAAGGCGTTACACAGCAAGCGGTAACCTGAAGCTATCTACTCTTGGCCATTTACAGACCTTAGATTTTCTTTCAAGTGAGTATTGTGATTTGAATGATGTTGCTGGATTAACCAATCTCCTAAAACTGCAGATAAGATTGTCACTTCCCTTGGAAAATCTGgaggaaattttgaaatttgtagGCAGCACGCTTAATCGTATCCAATCTCTACTTGTATACAACGGTTATTATTCTGTAAGGAATACAAGTTATGAGGAGCAGGGTAATCAAATAGTATCAAGTTGTCGTCATATATACAAACTGAAGCTGGATGGGCCAACAGCAGAACTACCAAAAGAGCTCCACAGCTATCCAAACCTCACCAAGTTAGAATTGTGTAGCTGTAGTCTCAAGGACGACCAAATGGGAATACTAGAGAATCTGCCAAACCTAACAACTCTGCTCCTTATAAGTGAAGTTTTTGAGGAGAATACAAAGATACTGGTTTTCTCCAAAGGAGGCTTTCCTtcccttcaatttctttctgtttttcgTATGGACGAAATAACAGAGTGGAGGGTAGAGGAAGGAGCCATGCCTAGTCTCTGGCGATTGCGAATGGGGTTTTGTAGTGGATTGACGACGCTTCCAGATGGGCTGACATATCTTACTAATCTCAAAGAATTAACCATTTTCGGGATGCCTAGAGAACTCCATAGTAGGATTCAGGAAGATGGAGAGGATTTCTGTAAAATTCAACATGTACCTTCCGTTGTAATTGGAGAACCCTACGACCCACCAATGCAATGA
- the LOC117616330 gene encoding cell number regulator 7-like: MNVEYGHRPQQSKWSGRLCNCGEDVTTCCMSCFLPCITFGQIAETVDEGRSSCVTHSIVYGLLFTIQCHWVYSCLYREKLRQKFGLPEEPCCDCCVHFCCDPCALCQEHAELKSRGFDPSKGWIGPPTAAPQMPPSMFK, encoded by the exons ATGAACGTTGAATATGGCCATCGCCCTCAGCAGTCTAAATGGTCGGGTCGTCTTTGTAACTGTGGAGAAGATGTTACTACAT GTTGCATGTCATGCTTTCTCCCATGCATCACCTTCGGCCAAATCGCGGAAACTGTCGACGAAGGACGAAGTT cTTGCGTTACCCATAGCATAGTGTACGGGTTGTTGTTCACGATTCAGTGCCATTGGGTCTACTCATGCTTGTACAGAGAGAAATTGCGCCAAAAATTTGGTCTGCCAGAAGAGccttgttgtgattgttgtgttcaTTTCTGCTGTGACCCGTGTGCCCTCTGCCAAGAACATGCTGAGCTCAAATCTAGAGGCTTTGACCCCTCCAAAG GTTGGATTGGGCCACCAACTGCTGCTCCACAGATGCCTCCTTCCATGTTCAAATGA
- the LOC117628658 gene encoding cell number regulator 11-like produces MNVDYGHRPQQWSHGFCNCGGSLCTCCLTWCFPCITFGQNAEIVDEGRSSCLSHSVVYGLLWTIHSQWIYSCMYRQRLREKFGLPEEPCGDCCVHFFCGPCALCQEHAELKSRGFNPSKGWIGPPTAAPQVPPSMTK; encoded by the exons atgAACGTTGATTATGGTCATCGCCCTCAGCAGTGGTCGCATGGTTTTTGTAACTGTGGAGGAAGTTTGTGCACAT GTTGCCTCACATGGTGTTTCCCATGCATCACCTTCGGCCAAAACGCAGAAATTGTCGACGAAGGACGAAGTT cTTGCCTTTCCCATAGCGTAGTGTACGGGTTGTTGTGGACGATTCACAGCCAGTGGATCTACTCATGCATGTATAGACAGAGATTGCGCGAAAAATTTGGTCTGCCGGAGGAGCCTTGCGGTGATTGTTGTGTTCATTTCTTCTGTGGACCGTGTGCCCTCTGCCAAGAACATGCTGAGCTCAAATCTAGAGGCTTCAACCCCTCCAAAG GTTGGATTGGGCCACCAACTGCTGCGCCACAGGTGCCTCCTTCCATGACCAAATGA